Within the Maribacter sp. BPC-D8 genome, the region AAACGGTAAAAATCAAAAGCATACCCGAAGCAGAGATTAATCTGAATCCTGATTTTGAATATTACGACGTAACAGCAGATTACCTGAACCAGTTTGATGCCGCAGATTATAACAAAATAAAGAAAACAGTGAAGGCATCTTTAATGAAAAAGGTAGAAGCTTCAGCATTACGTACCAATGCCGAAAACAGGCTAATAAGCGAATTGCAGAAATTCTATATTCTCACCAACTCTATGGGGTGGCGATTAACGTATCAAGAACAGACCATAGAATCTTTAGATGGCTTACAACTTATTAAACCTTAGTTTTTATAGTTGCCAATTCTAATCCGTCATCAATTAATTGTCCGAGGTTAGGTTGATCTCGCTTAATGTTTTCAAGGTGTGCTTTTATTTTCTCCGGCAGTATTTTTTCGTTACTTAAAATTGCCAGTTCATAAATTTCAATCGGCAATAGCCAGTCTTTCGGATATTTTTCTTGTATAACTTCAAAAACCTTTGTTCTAGAGATAATGGTGTTGTTACCTTCTCTAAAATCGCGAATAAGCTTATAGTACGATTCCAGCTCGCTTAAACCTAGTTGACCATTATTTTGACTACCGGTACTTAGCGAATGATCTAAAAGGTCAAAACTCTTTAAATCTGCAGGACCATGGTATGCAGAAACAATTTCTTCACCAATAGCCATGTTGTACAATTCTTCGTTAGATTCAAAAAGTGTGATGCCTTTATGCGTCACTTTACAATTCTCGAAAGTGATCAGAATAATACGGCCCAGAAGATTACGCGTACCTGTTATAATTTTACCGGTAACATTAATACCACCTGTAAAATCTAATGAAACAATTTCTCCTTCATAAATTTTATAAGCTTTAAGATCTCTCGGACTCATATCTTCTATAGGAATGTTGATCCCTTTAAGTCTACCGATAGGGGATCCAAAACCTGTTTCATGCTGATTAATATCTTGCCCAACTAATTCTTTTTCTCGGTATGCCAACGCAGATTTTCCTTTTGTTTGAAAGTAAATAGGTTTGCCTTCATGAGAAATCAATGATTCGAAATTACCAGATACTTGCAAACCAGTGCTTAGTTCTATTGTACCTAATTCTTTAGAATTTATAAGTTTTTGCAAACCTGATAATCCGCCTTTTCGTAATGCCATAGTATTGGCAAAGTCTTCTAACACCTGACTTAAAAATGCAAAATCGGGAGTGACGAAGAGTTGCGGTTGTTTTTTGGTAATATCAAAAGATGTTTTTGCCGCTTCAATAGAATAAGGTAGTTTTTTGACGTTGTCGGTCATGCACCATTGACTTTCGCCAATAGATGATAAAAGTCCCGCGCCATAAATTTTAGGATCATCCAAAGTACCTATGAGTCCGTATTCAACCGTCCACCAATGTAGGTTTCTAATAAAAGCCATTTCGCTAGGGTCGCCCATATTATCTTGAAGAAATTCTATATGTTTCTCAGATTTTTCAATTTCTTCTATAGGCGTGCCTTTGGCTTCTTTAATAATAGAAAGATGGCGTACCGCTTCGTAAAGTTCAAAATCTTTAGCACTAGATATTGCTTTGCATCCTATTTCTCCAAAACGTCTTAAATAAGCGGCATATTCGGGGTTAGCAATAATAGGAGCATGCCCGGCACCTTCATGAATAATATCTGGGGCAGGTGTGTAAGCAATGTTTTCTAATTGGCGAATGTCTGACGCGATTACCAGAACATTATATGCTTGAAATTCCATAAAAGCAGCGGGTGGTATAAATCCGTCCACCGCAACAGCAGCCCAGCCTAAATCCTTCAAAATACGGTTCATACCGTACATGTTAGGAATATTGTCAATTGAAATACCTGTTTTGCGTAATCCTTCAGAATAAGATTTATGCGCAACCTTACTTAGGTAATCTACGTTTTTACGCATTACATAACGCCACACAGCTTGATTAATAGGCGTATAGTCCTCATAGTTTTGAGGCTTTATGTATTGCCTTAAATGCTTAGGAAGCTTATCTAAAATAGGATTGCTTTCGTATTCAGAAGTATTCATACGCTTAGTTTTCAATTATTGAGTCACAATATTTCTATTAAATATATCATTTACAGTCCAATTAATTGTTAATATTATTTAAATTAGGAAATATGACTTTTAAATAATATTATTAAAGGAATAAGTTCTTTTTAGATGTAGCTTATAATCATAAAACAGGAAAAAGTTATGACAGAGAAATTAGATGATATAGATCGAGCGATATTAAAAATATTACAGAAAGATGCCAAGACGGTGGCAAAGTCTATAGCAGAACAATTGGGGCTGACCAAAACACCCGTTTATGAGCGTATTAAAAGATTAGAGCAAGATGGCTTTATAAAGAACTATGTAGCAATCTTAAATAAAGATAAAATTGAAGAAAGTATTACTGTCTTTAGCTTTGTTTCATTAGAAGCTCAAAAAGGTGCTATGATGGATGATTTTTTTGAGCAGGTGATGAAATACCCAGAAGTGGTAGAATGTTTTGTGGTGGGTGGTGAATTTGATTTTCTATTAAAAGTGATTGTCAAAAACCTTGATGCCTATTACAATTTCGCCAAGTTTAAAATAGCTTCGTTACCAAGTATTGGCGGAGTTAAAAGTGCATTTGTTTTAAACGAGGTAAAAAACGATACTCATTTTCCATTACTATAAATAAAAAGGGGTTGTAGATGAATACATCTACAACCCCTTTTTAAAACTGTAATTTTTATTATTTCATTGCAACTGTACTAGGTGGGTATTGCTCTAAAATCTGAGAAACAAATTCTCTAATTCGTTCTTCTTTTTTTGCTATATTTTTGGTGTTAGATAGTGTGCCTTCACCTTTACCTTGCCATACCAATTCGCTTGTTTTATTGTCAATAAGGTCAATATATAGAGAACCTTGTGTGCTTGCGCTTACACTAGTACCACCACCCCAGCCAAAACCAGGTCCCCAAGAGTAAGGGTTGTAACCCCATCCCCAGGCGCCGCCCCAACCGTAGTTGTTATTATAAACATCAACTCTTTCTTGTTCTTTAGTAAAAATGCTTACCAATATGTCTGGTGTTTCAGATTTTACAAAGCCTCTAGAACTCATTTCAGTTTCAATAGCTCTTAGAATTCGTTTTTTATCCAAATCAGATATTTGTGCTTTGTCTATACCTGTTTTGTAAAAGGCATAAGATTTGTAACCGTTAAAATCTGCTTTTTGATCATAATCAGAAAGTACACTAACTGATGAACATGAAGTAATAAAAACTAAAAGTAGCAGCGGTAAGCCAAGTAATTTGATGTTTTTCATAACGTTATATGTTTTAAGTACTAAATTTTCTATTAAAAAATAAATACAAATATCATGCCGAGGTATGTTAAAACTTATTGCATGTTTGTTTTTGGGTCATAGCCATATGGGCAATGTCTACAACCGCTCTCACAGCAATATCCTCGTTTAAGGTGAAATTGTTTTGTGAATACCCTAAATCCGTTTTCAGACCAATAAAAATCACCTTCCTCTATGGGGATTATCTCTTTCATGTAATCGATATCTTTTAATAGTATAAAGTTACTTCTTTCTGTTGATAACCTAAGGGCATGTTGATTAGAAGATAGCTATTAAAGCGCTTAAGCGATAGATTGACCATTAATCGGTTTTGTTGGCAACAAAAACTAGTAATTTTCTGGTAACCTATTTTTGGCTTTATCTTTGTAATAGTATTATCAAAGTAAATCTATGATATTGGTTTTTAGACATTTCTTCTATAAAAATTATGTGGGGCTTTCACTATGGCCCTTTATATTTTTAAAAAATAGAAGTTTAAAAAATGATGATGTACTTATAAATCATGAGAAAATTCATTTGCGTCAGCAACAAGAATTATTGATTCTACCTTTTTATATTTTGTATTTAACCGAATGGGCAATTCGTGCCATTTGCTATTTAGATACGTATAAGGCTTATCAAAATTTAAGTTTTGAACGTGAGGCTTATATTCATGAAAATGATATGGATTATCTTACGAATCGCAGAACGTTCAGCTTTATTAAATATCTTTGGCGATAAATTCGCCCTACTTGCAAAGCATCAATCAACTTGTTGAACATCCTTTATTAGCAGAAAAACAAGTACCCCTTGTTCTTAAACGCGAAGACCTACTTCATCCTTTTATTTCTGGTAATAAATACAGAAAACTCAAGTACAATTTATTAGCTGCTGAAGCAGAAAATAAGACCACTATACTAACTTTTGGCGGTGCATATTCTAACCATATAGCGGCGACGGCTTATGCGGCAAAAGAAAAAGGATTTCGTGCTATTGGTATAATACGTGGCGAAGAGCTTGAAAGTTCTTGGCAAACAAACGCTACCTTAAAGAAAGCTTATGACGACGGAATGCGTTTTAAATTCATAAGTAGAAGCGACTATAGAGAAAAAGGGAATCTAGAATTCATTGAAGGTTTAAAAAGAAAATTTGGTGATTTTTATTTAGTGCCAGAAGGCGGTACAAATAATTTAGCTATAAAAGGTTGCGAAGAAATTATTACCAAAGATGATGAAGAGTTTGATGTTGTGTGCACTAGCGTAGGTACTGGTGGTACGGTATCCGGATTAATAAATGCATCTTTTCCGCATCAGAACGTTTTGGGGTTTTCGGCATTGAAAGGTGATTTTTTGAGAGATGAAATTGAAAAAATTGTCCACAATAAACGTTGGCAGCTATTGACCGATTATCACTTTGGGGGTTACGCAAAAACATCCGAAGAACTAATTCTATTTATAAATGAGTTTAAAGAAAAAACGGGTATTCCTTTAGATCCAATTTATACCGGAAAAATGATTTTTGGGTTGTTCGATATGATAAAGCACGATACTTTTGCACCTAGAACAAAGATTTTAGCAATACATACAGGTGGTTTGCAAGGTATTGCTGGCATGAATAGTGTACTGAAAAAGAAAAATTTACCTTTGTTGAATATATGAAAAAGATAATTTTATTGGTTTTGTTAATGGGTATAGGGTTGACATCCTGTAAATCCAAGAAAAGTTACTCAGACCAATTACGTACCAAAAACGTTCAAAACGAACGTAGAAAATCAACTACAGATATTTCTAAGAAAGAAGGAAATGCAAGTCTGCCTGCAGAGCCATCTAAATTTGTTCGTTTCAATATAAGTTCTCCGACAGAATACATAAGCACATTTGCAGAAACCGCTCAGCTAGAGATGATGGGGTATGGCATACCTGCGAGTATTACTTTGGCACAAGGACTTTTAGAAAGTGGTAACGGAAAAGGAGAATTGGCAATGAAAACCAATAATCACTTTGGTATAAAATGTCATAAAGGTTGGGAAGGTGATTACGACTTTCATGATGATGATGAAAAGGGAGAATGCTTTAGAAAATATAACCACCCAATGTATTCTTTTAGAGACCATAGTATTTTTTTGACGACAAGGTCGAGATATGCATTTCTTTTTAATTTAAGACATACCGATTATAAAGGTTGGGCAAGGGGTTTAAGAAAGGCAGGTTATGCAACGGATCCGAGATATCCACAAAAGCTTATCTATTTAATAGAAAAGTACGATTTGCATAAATATGATAAGCAAACTAGAAAAGTAAATTATAACAATACAGCAGTAGTCACAACAGATTCTAATAACATACATACAGTGCAAAAGGGTGATACCTTATATTCATTATCAAGAAAGTACTATATGAGCGTCGATGAACTGATGAAGTTGAATAATTTGCGAAGTGCAGATTTGTCTATTGGGCAGCCTATTAAAGTCAAATAATAGTAAAATTTAGTAAGAGAATGATTTATCAAAGAAGTAGCGCCCTGTTCGCAGAGGCAAAAAAATATATACCTGGCGGCGTAAATTCACCAGTACGTGCATTTAAAGCTGTTGGTGGTGATCCAATTTTTGTAAAGAAAGCCAAAGGTGCTTATTTGTATGATGAAGATGGTAATAAGCTAATAGATTACATAGCATCTTGGGGGCCATTAATTTTAGGTCATGCTTACGAGCCTGTAATCAACGCTGTGGTAGAAAAGGCACAGAACGGTACTTCATTTGGTATGCCGACCGAAATAGAAACAGAGCTTGCGAAACTGGCTATTTCTATGGTGCCTAATATGGATAAAATTAGGTTTGTGAACAGTGGAACAGAAGCTTGCATGAGTGCGGTTCGTTTGGCTAGAGGGTTTACAGGTAAAGACAAAATTATAAAATTCGCCGGATGCTACCACGGTCATTCAGATTCGTTTTTGATTCAAGCGGGTAGTGGTGCGGTTACTTTTGGTAGTCCCAATAGTCCGGGTGTTACTCAGGGCACGGCAAAAGACACTTTGTTGGCAGATTATAATGATTTAGCCGGAGTAAAAGAATTGGTGCAAGCCAATAAAGGAGAATTGGCTGCTATCATCATTGAGCCAATTGCTGGTAATATGGGTTGTATTGTACCTACGGATGCTTTTATGAAAGGGCTGCGCGACATTTGTACTCAAGAGGGAATTCTATTAATTTTCGATGAGGTAATGACCGGATTTCGTTTAGCGAAAGGCGGTGCTCAAGAAGTATTAAATATAAAGGCTGATATTGTTACTTATGGTAAAGTTATCGGTGGTGGACTGCCAGTAGGCGCTTTCGCTGCAAGAACAGAAATCATGGACTTTTTAGCTCCTGATGGTCCCGTTTATCAAGCAGGTACATTAAGTGGAAATCCGTTAGCGATGAGCGCTGGTTTGGCAATGTTGACAGCATTGAACGATAACCCCGAAGTATTTAATAGTCTGGCTGACAAAGCAGAATACCTACATAAAGGTATTGCTGCAGTATTAACAGAGAAAAAGGTAGCACATCAAATAAATAGATACGGGAGTATGATTTCGGTTCATTTTACCGATGAGCCCGTAGTTGATTTTGCTTCTTCAGCGAAAGGTGATAATGAAACTTTCAAGAAGTATTTTCATGGTATGTTAGAGCGCGGTATTTACCTGCCACCAAGTGCTTTTGAAAGTTATTTTCTTAATGATGCACTAAGCTATGAAGATATAGACGCAACTATAAATGCCTTGAAAGAAATAGAATTTTAATCTTTTGACTGATAAGATTTGTAAATCCACCAACCGGCAGCTATAAATAATATTTGAACAGCAAGACGAACCATAGCACCGACTTTAGAACCGATTGCAGGTATTTCTTTTGTTAAATCCCAAATATGAATTGGTAAGAATAGTATCATCAATATAGCAAAACCGAGTCCGCCCCATTTTCTATATTTAGGAATAATCAAAGCAATACCAATTATTGCTTCAGCAATTGTTGATAGTATATTAGCTAGTTGTTCGGGTATAAAATTTGGTATAAATGCTTTATAAGTTTCAGGTGCATAAATATGATTGAATGCACCTGCAAGCATTAAAAATGCAAATAAAAATATTAGAACTATTCGTATAATTTTCATGATGTATTTTAAAATTAGAAGTAAGTATCAATCTAATGATTATTCTAAAACATAAGAATTATTCAAATATACTATTACTTATGTTTGAAAGTGCGGTAGTCTTGAAAGGCTATTAAAGTAATGTAGAAATTCTAAATAATAGCATAGTCTTGTTTAGTTGAACTCAAACAAAAAGAGCCCTCATTTGAGGGCTCTTTTTGTTTGAGTTAGTTATAATACTATTTAAAATTATATTGAATACCTAGTTGAACAGCATTTGAGAAAAACTGATCAATTGTAAAGTACGAGTAGTTTAAGTTAATAGTAGTGAAGTTTTTAATCCTGTACGACAATTCACCTTCATAACGTTGAAAACTATCTTCGTCTTGCTCGGCAAAAAGAGAGAAATCACTCTTTAGATTAAAATCAGAATCATCATTACCAAGTTGAAATTGCAATCCGCCACCGGCAAAAAGTCTGTCTTCGGTCAACCAATACGGGAATCCGTTTCTTCTATCTTCAGAACCAACGCCGTAAGCACCTTCGACTAAAGGCCCAAGTTTAAATTTATCTAAGTTTAATAGATTGTATTCTACGCGCGTACCACCAATGGCATAGTATTGACTATCGGTATAGTAATCGGCTTTTATGTAGAATTCATGGTTTAAATTAGATGAGTATTCAAACTCTTGTGTAGCTTTTACTTGTATGTCGTAAATGTTTAGATCATACCCAGGGCCAGTTCTAACAGGGTGTGCTTTTAAGGCTAAAGAAGATCTGCTGGTGTCACCAATGAAATCTATTCCCGTTTTAAAATGAAAGAATACTTTATTAAAGTTATCTAGTTCTACTTTTGCACCTACATAAAACGGACTCTTTTGATCAGACTCTTTTTTATATAGATATGCTACACCTAACAAATCTCTACCAATATCATTAGGTACAATGGTGTCTTTTAAAACTGAATAAGCAGTACCCTGTACAATAGAAAATTGGTGAAAGTCTAGTTTCTTATTATAGAACCCAAAGTCAAAAGCATTATTGAACAATGTTGGGTTGAATTTATCTGCTATTGCCGTTGAGGTAAGCCCTATAGAGTGACCTTTATTTTTTCTTGCTTCAACTTCTGATTTCTTAACAATGGCGTCATCCATTAATACTTTAAACTTACTGATGTATAAAGATTGCTTTTCGTCAGATTCAGCTTTTACCTCATTATTAAATGCAATTTTAAAATCGAGATCGATTTTAGACGGTGGTATTTTGATGGCAATTTCACCAGCTCCATTGACATCACCTTTTAATAAAAGTAATTTTGCCATGTGGCTCATAGTATTATAATCTCTAGGATTCTTATCTATGTGGTTCGCGTAGACTTTGTTTAAATATCTGCCATTTGCAAATTCTAAATTCCAATCTAGCAATTTTGCTACAGGTATGGTATTGGTACAAGTACTCCAGTCCAATGCTTTTTGGTATTGGGTATATTCCGCAAATAATAATGCTATGTTTTTAGATAATCTTACAAGGTCGGGTCTACATATTTCAATATCTCTTAATTCTTGTACCGCTTTGTCTGGGTCATTAACCAATAAATATCTTACATAATATTCGAAATCTGTAAACTTCTTACTTTCTATAGTCCTAGTTTTTTCTTTCCATTCTTTAACAATTTCAGGAGAGATATTTCCGCATTTTTGCCATTGCTCTGCC harbors:
- a CDS encoding aromatic amino acid hydroxylase translates to MNTSEYESNPILDKLPKHLRQYIKPQNYEDYTPINQAVWRYVMRKNVDYLSKVAHKSYSEGLRKTGISIDNIPNMYGMNRILKDLGWAAVAVDGFIPPAAFMEFQAYNVLVIASDIRQLENIAYTPAPDIIHEGAGHAPIIANPEYAAYLRRFGEIGCKAISSAKDFELYEAVRHLSIIKEAKGTPIEEIEKSEKHIEFLQDNMGDPSEMAFIRNLHWWTVEYGLIGTLDDPKIYGAGLLSSIGESQWCMTDNVKKLPYSIEAAKTSFDITKKQPQLFVTPDFAFLSQVLEDFANTMALRKGGLSGLQKLINSKELGTIELSTGLQVSGNFESLISHEGKPIYFQTKGKSALAYREKELVGQDINQHETGFGSPIGRLKGINIPIEDMSPRDLKAYKIYEGEIVSLDFTGGINVTGKIITGTRNLLGRIILITFENCKVTHKGITLFESNEELYNMAIGEEIVSAYHGPADLKSFDLLDHSLSTGSQNNGQLGLSELESYYKLIRDFREGNNTIISRTKVFEVIQEKYPKDWLLPIEIYELAILSNEKILPEKIKAHLENIKRDQPNLGQLIDDGLELATIKTKV
- a CDS encoding Lrp/AsnC family transcriptional regulator codes for the protein MTEKLDDIDRAILKILQKDAKTVAKSIAEQLGLTKTPVYERIKRLEQDGFIKNYVAILNKDKIEESITVFSFVSLEAQKGAMMDDFFEQVMKYPEVVECFVVGGEFDFLLKVIVKNLDAYYNFAKFKIASLPSIGGVKSAFVLNEVKNDTHFPLL
- a CDS encoding DUF4136 domain-containing protein codes for the protein MKNIKLLGLPLLLLVFITSCSSVSVLSDYDQKADFNGYKSYAFYKTGIDKAQISDLDKKRILRAIETEMSSRGFVKSETPDILVSIFTKEQERVDVYNNNYGWGGAWGWGYNPYSWGPGFGWGGGTSVSASTQGSLYIDLIDNKTSELVWQGKGEGTLSNTKNIAKKEERIREFVSQILEQYPPSTVAMK
- a CDS encoding DUF5522 domain-containing protein, which translates into the protein MKEIIPIEEGDFYWSENGFRVFTKQFHLKRGYCCESGCRHCPYGYDPKTNMQ
- a CDS encoding 1-aminocyclopropane-1-carboxylate deaminase/D-cysteine desulfhydrase gives rise to the protein MQSINQLVEHPLLAEKQVPLVLKREDLLHPFISGNKYRKLKYNLLAAEAENKTTILTFGGAYSNHIAATAYAAKEKGFRAIGIIRGEELESSWQTNATLKKAYDDGMRFKFISRSDYREKGNLEFIEGLKRKFGDFYLVPEGGTNNLAIKGCEEIITKDDEEFDVVCTSVGTGGTVSGLINASFPHQNVLGFSALKGDFLRDEIEKIVHNKRWQLLTDYHFGGYAKTSEELILFINEFKEKTGIPLDPIYTGKMIFGLFDMIKHDTFAPRTKILAIHTGGLQGIAGMNSVLKKKNLPLLNI
- a CDS encoding glucosaminidase domain-containing protein, whose protein sequence is MKKIILLVLLMGIGLTSCKSKKSYSDQLRTKNVQNERRKSTTDISKKEGNASLPAEPSKFVRFNISSPTEYISTFAETAQLEMMGYGIPASITLAQGLLESGNGKGELAMKTNNHFGIKCHKGWEGDYDFHDDDEKGECFRKYNHPMYSFRDHSIFLTTRSRYAFLFNLRHTDYKGWARGLRKAGYATDPRYPQKLIYLIEKYDLHKYDKQTRKVNYNNTAVVTTDSNNIHTVQKGDTLYSLSRKYYMSVDELMKLNNLRSADLSIGQPIKVK
- the hemL gene encoding glutamate-1-semialdehyde 2,1-aminomutase, with the translated sequence MIYQRSSALFAEAKKYIPGGVNSPVRAFKAVGGDPIFVKKAKGAYLYDEDGNKLIDYIASWGPLILGHAYEPVINAVVEKAQNGTSFGMPTEIETELAKLAISMVPNMDKIRFVNSGTEACMSAVRLARGFTGKDKIIKFAGCYHGHSDSFLIQAGSGAVTFGSPNSPGVTQGTAKDTLLADYNDLAGVKELVQANKGELAAIIIEPIAGNMGCIVPTDAFMKGLRDICTQEGILLIFDEVMTGFRLAKGGAQEVLNIKADIVTYGKVIGGGLPVGAFAARTEIMDFLAPDGPVYQAGTLSGNPLAMSAGLAMLTALNDNPEVFNSLADKAEYLHKGIAAVLTEKKVAHQINRYGSMISVHFTDEPVVDFASSAKGDNETFKKYFHGMLERGIYLPPSAFESYFLNDALSYEDIDATINALKEIEF